In Nostoc sphaeroides, the genomic window TGGTCATGTCTCCTGTAATGAGTGAGGTGACAGCTAACCACAAACCTGGAAATACTTTACTTTTAATCACACCATCTGCATCTGCCACAAGTGGTAAATATTCACCATTTTGCAAACAGAACCAGTCGAGTTTATTCTCTAAAGTTTGCCAGACGATATATTCCTGCACTCCGTTGCGGCGGTAGGCACGTTTTTTGTCGTACAAATCAATAGATGCGCTACTGGCTGCTACTTCTGCTACTAATTCCGGTGCGCCTTCTACGTAATCATCTTCACTGATTTGTGCCTGTCCTCTGGTTGGTTTATCTATCAACAGCAAAACATCAGGTTGTGGTTCATTGTCTAAATCCAAGCGCACGGTAGCATTGTCGCCTAGCTCTACGCCTGGAGTGGAAACTTTGTAATTTCCTAACCAGACAATTAAGTTTCCATGAGGTAAACCATGACTTCTAAAACGCAGTGGTGATGCCACGTAAACTACTCCTTCGATTAATTCTGCTTTTTTATTGGGCATTGCTGTATAACGCCGCTCAAATTCGTGGCGGGTTAAGCGATCGCCACTTTCTAAAGGAGGGATAAAAGCGCTATTATTTAAGCCATAGCCATGTTCCACAGAAGCAGTCATTACCTGATTCCTCATCCATAGGAGTTGTAGCTTGAATCTAACAAAAAAAGCGTCCCCCATCTCTGGAGGGCGCTTTTTATTTAGCTAAATTTTCAGAATTAACCGTTGATAGCAGGAGCAGTTAGAGCGACAGGAGTAACTTCACCAGCAGCTAAGTCTAAGGGGAAGTTGTGAGCGTTACGCTCGTGCATTACTTCCATACCCAAGTTAGCGCGGTTGATTACGTCTGCCCAGGTGCTGATAACGCGACCTTGGGAGTCAATAACTGATTGGTTGAAGTTGAAACCGTTCAAGTTGAACGCCATCGTGCTGATACCCAAAGCGGTGAACCAGATACCGACGACAGGCCAAGCTGCTAAGAAGAAGTGCAGTGAACGGCTGTTGTTGAAGGAAGCATATTGGAAAATCAAACGACCGAAGTAGCCGTGGGCTGCAACGATGTTGTAGGTTTCTTCTTCTTGACCGAACTTGTAACCGTAGTTAAGAGATTCGGTTTCGGTGGTTTCACGCACCAAGGAAGATGTAACCAAGGAACCGTGCATTGCAGAGAACAATGAACCGCCGAATACACCAGCCACACCTAACATGTGGAAGGGGTGCATCAAGATGTTATGTTCTGCTTGGAACACAATCATGAAGTTGAAGGTTCCAGAGATACCCAAAGGCATACCATCAGAGAATGAACCTTGACCGATTGGGTAGATCAAGAATACTGCGGTAGCGGAAGCCAAAGGTGCGCTGTAAGCTACGCAAATCCAAGGACGCATACCTAAACGGTAAGAAAGTTCCCACTGACGACCAAGGTAGCAAGCGCAACCGATCAAGAAGTGGAAAACTACCAATTGGTAAGGGCCGCCGTTGTACAACCACTCATCTAAGGAAGCTGCTTCCCAAATGGGGTAGAAGTGCAAGCCGATAGCGTTGGAGGAAGGAACAACTGCGCCAGAGATGATGTTATTTCCGTAGATCAAGGAACCTGCAACGGGTTCGCGGATACCATCGATGTCTACTGGAGGTGCTGCGATGAAAGCAATTACGAAGCAAGCAGTAGCAGCTAGTAGGGTTGGGATCATGAGTACACCAAACCAACCGATATATATACGATTGTCGGTGCTGGTGATCCACTCGCAAAAGCGATCCCATACGTTGGCGTCAGAGCGCCGTTGTAAGGTTGTGGTCATTGTTTTATAAGTGCTATGGGTTGTTAAATATGGAACAAGCAAGATTTATTTTGCCTGTTGAAATACAGTCTACATGAATTTACTTGGACGCGATCTCTGACTTAATATTCTGTAACATAATTCTTTAACAAACTCATCGAACTGTAAAGTTTTCCTACTATAAACAATAGTGATAAAAGTAGTATATTAAGGCGTTTCAACTCCAAACTAGCTATAACTTTCAATGACGCGATCGCCTAGTTAATTCTCTTTACATTCCTTTACAAAAAGCTGATTGCAAAAGTTTTAAGTTTTGTTTATTTGTAAAGAAATAATAAGTTGTAAGTTGTCTTATGTTTATCAAAAATCAAAGTAGATATAGGGCAAACTGCCTTCAGGAGCTAATAACCAAACAGCGTAGAAACATAGGGGAACGAAGACAAGCTTAAGAGGCCAGTTAAACTCTAACTTCAGTATTCGGTTGAAGGTATAGACTAGAGCCATAAGGGCAGCTATAGCTACAAGTACCCAAGCAAGTTGAGATTGGCTCATATTTAAGGCATCTACATAGACTTTTTGAGCAAACTGAGCGTCAGCCGGATAACCCCAAAGATGCCGAATTACCAAAGAAGAGTCTTCGAGGTTAGGTAGACGGAACCAAATCCAAGAGGTAAAAACCATCAGTTGGGTTAATAACCAAGCGAAAAAGATACCTAGAGGATTTTGCCAGAATTGTTCTAGATTTTCAAAGCGATCGCTCATAGTATCTGTAAGTCGATGAACCACCAAGGCTAATCCGTGCAAGATGCCCCAAACTACATAACCCAAAGCAGCACCGTGCCAGATACCAGCAATTAGCATCACAATAAATAAATTCCAGCAGGTACGGACTAAACCCCGACGGGAACCACCCAAAGGAAAGTATACATAATTACGTAGCCAATCTCCTAGAGTGATATGCCAGCGCCGCCAAAATTCGGAAATATTGGTGCTGAAGTAGGGAAAATCGAAATTTTCAGGTAGAACCAAGCCGAAAAGCATCGCACTACCACGGGCGATGTCTACGTAACCGTTGAAATCTAGATATAATTGCAAACCGTAGGCAAATGTAGCTAACCACAAATCGGTACTACCCGCCCTTTGTAGATTACCAAAACATAAATCGACGAAAATACCAAGGTGGTCTGCAAAAATACCTTTTTTGACTGCCCCTCTAGCAATCAACCACAGCGCCTCAGCTACTTTATCGCTATTGGGTAAGTTTAGTGTATTGAATTGATTTCCTAAGTTGTGGTAGCGCGTAATGGGGCCTGAAATCAGTTTGACGAAGAATAATTTGTAGGTAGCAAATTTGAGAAACTGCTCAGTAGCAGGGGCACCGCGATAGACATCTATTAAATAGGCAATGCATTCAAAGGTAAAAAATGAAATTCCCAAAGGTGCAATTAATTTAAAAGAGCTATCGGGTGAGTTTGTTTGCACATTAAAAACAAACTTGAATAAAGGAGTAAAATACTTATAACCTAATAATAGTAAAACATTTAGAAATATCCCCAGCCACAAAACTTTTAAACGACGGCGATTCCAGTCACCTTGGGCAAATTGCCACTCTTCATTAGAAATTTGCCAGTCAAGAGAATGTTTTCCGGGTGAGGTATTTTTCCCAATCTCTAGCCCCACACGAAAATTAATATACGTCAATGCTAGTAGTAATGGTATGTACTGCATCTGCAAAGATGCGTAGAAAACCAAGCTGGCAATTAGCAGCGTCCACAATCGCAATTTCTGTTGTGCTAAAGACCAATAAATTCCTAGTACACTCAACAAGAACAGCCCATAAAAAATTGATATAAAGTTCATTTTTTAGTTATTTGTCATTTGTCATTTGTCATTTGTCATTTGTCATTTGTCATTTGTGATTGGGCATTGATCAATAATTAATGGTTATTCTTCCCCTGCTCCCAATACGGTTCGGTTAAGGCAAGAGACGCGATAAATCGCCGTCAAGACAAAGGACTGATTATTGTAAAGACGCTACTTTACTGGCCAGGGAATCATCGGATCATTAGCCA contains:
- the psbA gene encoding photosystem II q(b) protein, with the protein product MTTTLQRRSDANVWDRFCEWITSTDNRIYIGWFGVLMIPTLLAATACFVIAFIAAPPVDIDGIREPVAGSLIYGNNIISGAVVPSSNAIGLHFYPIWEAASLDEWLYNGGPYQLVVFHFLIGCACYLGRQWELSYRLGMRPWICVAYSAPLASATAVFLIYPIGQGSFSDGMPLGISGTFNFMIVFQAEHNILMHPFHMLGVAGVFGGSLFSAMHGSLVTSSLVRETTETESLNYGYKFGQEEETYNIVAAHGYFGRLIFQYASFNNSRSLHFFLAAWPVVGIWFTALGISTMAFNLNGFNFNQSVIDSQGRVISTWADVINRANLGMEVMHERNAHNFPLDLAAGEVTPVALTAPAING
- a CDS encoding MBOAT family O-acyltransferase; protein product: MNFISIFYGLFLLSVLGIYWSLAQQKLRLWTLLIASLVFYASLQMQYIPLLLALTYINFRVGLEIGKNTSPGKHSLDWQISNEEWQFAQGDWNRRRLKVLWLGIFLNVLLLLGYKYFTPLFKFVFNVQTNSPDSSFKLIAPLGISFFTFECIAYLIDVYRGAPATEQFLKFATYKLFFVKLISGPITRYHNLGNQFNTLNLPNSDKVAEALWLIARGAVKKGIFADHLGIFVDLCFGNLQRAGSTDLWLATFAYGLQLYLDFNGYVDIARGSAMLFGLVLPENFDFPYFSTNISEFWRRWHITLGDWLRNYVYFPLGGSRRGLVRTCWNLFIVMLIAGIWHGAALGYVVWGILHGLALVVHRLTDTMSDRFENLEQFWQNPLGIFFAWLLTQLMVFTSWIWFRLPNLEDSSLVIRHLWGYPADAQFAQKVYVDALNMSQSQLAWVLVAIAALMALVYTFNRILKLEFNWPLKLVFVPLCFYAVWLLAPEGSLPYIYFDF
- a CDS encoding Uma2 family endonuclease — its product is MTASVEHGYGLNNSAFIPPLESGDRLTRHEFERRYTAMPNKKAELIEGVVYVASPLRFRSHGLPHGNLIVWLGNYKVSTPGVELGDNATVRLDLDNEPQPDVLLLIDKPTRGQAQISEDDYVEGAPELVAEVAASSASIDLYDKKRAYRRNGVQEYIVWQTLENKLDWFCLQNGEYLPLVADADGVIKSKVFPGLWLAVTSLITGDMTTVLAVLQQGLNSKEHTEFVERLT